In Pirellula sp. SH-Sr6A, the DNA window GCGGTAATGTGCGCCTCGATCGATTGGGAAGGCTTCATAAAGCATTTGCACAGCCGTAAAAAAGGAAAAAACAGCCCGCATCACCCCCTGCAGGCTTCTCGAAGTGCCGACTCCAAAGAGCATGCGCATGACTACCCCCAGATTGTAAGCCGCTGTCATTAGAAAGTATCGCTTCTGGATCTTCACGGTTCCTCGCAACCGACACCGGCGACCTCCGCCCGTCTCTAGCAAATGGGCAAACGTCCTTTCCACTTTCTCACTTCGCGACCGTTGAAGCTTGCGGCCCTTGTTCCCTTTGGCTCTTCGTCTATTTGCAAGAACCGCTTGGCGTTGCTGGCAAGTGTACTTACTCCACTTACGTCCCCCAGGAAGTTTGGGCTCTGGGATATAGGTTCGGTAGTTGGTGTGCTCAGCCAATTCAGACAAGGTTTCTGTTGAATGGTAGCCCTTGTCGGCTGCTACCTCTTGAATCTCGGTATCGCTTCCAGCCTCGTTCAAGTGGATTTGAGCCTTGTGAAGACTATCTTCCAACGACTGAGAATCGGGGTTGTCAGCAGAGGTCACTTCCGCCCCCAAGATCATTCCCGATTTCATATCGACGACATGTTCGGCCTTGTAGGCAAGATGGGTTGTTCCATCTTTCATCCTTGCGATTTTGGCACTCGGATCCGTGCTGCTCACCCAATCTTCATTAGAAACTTTCTTCCCCTTACGATTCTTATCGAAGCGACGAATCTCTTCATCCGAAGGCTCTTCATTCTCCTTCACGAGGCCCTCAGCTCGCATCAGGCCGATCACATAGGAACGCCAGTCTTCGCCGGTATCCCTTCGAACGATGCTCTTCATAGCAGCATCGGCTTCGAGAGTTGTTGAGTCTACGGCTACCGTCTTCCCTCCGAGAAGCTTCTTTTCGCTAGCGAGTTTTAAAACCCATTCGAAAACAGATTCGTGTACCGTATCGGGTAAGCGTTCACGGATCACAGTCAGCGAGGAGTGGTCCGGCGAGTGATCGGTCAATTTAAGGCCAAGGAACTGTCGAATCGACAGGCTATCTGCACATCGCCATGCAATACCGCGTTGAGACTGAATCCCTTCGAAGTAGCCTACCAAGAGCATTCGAAAGTAAACTCCGGGTGGAATACCGGGACGGCCGCGGGCTTGGCTGTAATAGGGATTGCAGAGCTTCTCGATCCAGGAATCGAATCCTGCCTCATCGAGAAGTCGATTTAATTTCGTATAAAAAACATGCCCGACTGAGCGGGGAAGAT includes these proteins:
- a CDS encoding transposase, whose product is MALGRRKSVQQQDLFITAEDLPRSVGHVFYTKLNRLLDEAGFDSWIEKLCNPYYSQARGRPGIPPGVYFRMLLVGYFEGIQSQRGIAWRCADSLSIRQFLGLKLTDHSPDHSSLTVIRERLPDTVHESVFEWVLKLASEKKLLGGKTVAVDSTTLEADAAMKSIVRRDTGEDWRSYVIGLMRAEGLVKENEEPSDEEIRRFDKNRKGKKVSNEDWVSSTDPSAKIARMKDGTTHLAYKAEHVVDMKSGMILGAEVTSADNPDSQSLEDSLHKAQIHLNEAGSDTEIQEVAADKGYHSTETLSELAEHTNYRTYIPEPKLPGGRKWSKYTCQQRQAVLANRRRAKGNKGRKLQRSRSEKVERTFAHLLETGGGRRCRLRGTVKIQKRYFLMTAAYNLGVVMRMLFGVGTSRSLQGVMRAVFSFFTAVQMLYEAFPIDRGAHYRADRRIRNRFTSSECPFQKLSRSPEIAISSTGC